In Herbaspirillum sp. WKF16, one genomic interval encodes:
- the secF gene encoding protein translocase subunit SecF codes for MEFFRIKKDIPFMRHALIFNAISALTFVAAVFFLLTKGLHFSIEFTGGTVMEMAYSKPADLEKIRKSVEGLGYRDTLVQSFGTAQDVMIRLPAQPGVNATEQSTKVTEALKADDPEVRLQRVEFVGPQVGDELAHDGLMALAMVVVGIVIYLAFRFEWKFAVAAVIANLHDVIIILGFFAFFQWEFSLTVLAAILAVLGYSVNESVVVFDRVREAFRDRRFGKLSAPEVLNHAITSTMSRTIITHGSTEMMVLAMFIFGGPTLHYFALALTIGILFGIYSSVFVAAALAMWLGVKREDLIKPVKVKDENGGAVV; via the coding sequence ATGGAATTTTTCCGCATCAAAAAAGACATTCCCTTCATGCGCCACGCGTTGATCTTCAACGCGATCTCGGCGCTGACCTTTGTGGCCGCGGTGTTCTTCCTGCTGACCAAGGGCCTGCACTTCTCGATCGAGTTCACCGGCGGCACGGTCATGGAAATGGCCTACAGCAAGCCGGCCGACCTGGAGAAGATCCGCAAGTCGGTGGAAGGCCTGGGTTACCGCGACACCCTGGTGCAAAGCTTCGGCACCGCCCAGGACGTGATGATCCGCCTGCCGGCGCAGCCCGGCGTGAACGCCACCGAGCAAAGCACCAAGGTGACCGAGGCCCTCAAGGCCGACGACCCTGAAGTGCGCCTGCAGCGGGTGGAATTCGTCGGCCCGCAGGTCGGCGACGAACTGGCGCACGACGGCCTGATGGCGCTGGCCATGGTGGTGGTGGGCATCGTGATCTACCTGGCCTTCCGCTTCGAATGGAAGTTCGCGGTGGCGGCGGTGATCGCCAACCTGCACGATGTGATCATCATCCTGGGCTTCTTCGCCTTCTTCCAGTGGGAGTTCTCGCTCACGGTGCTGGCGGCGATCCTGGCGGTGCTGGGCTACTCGGTCAACGAGTCGGTGGTGGTGTTCGACCGGGTGCGCGAAGCCTTCCGCGACCGCCGCTTCGGCAAGCTGTCCGCGCCGGAGGTGCTGAACCACGCGATCACCAGCACCATGTCGCGCACCATCATCACCCACGGCAGCACCGAAATGATGGTGCTGGCGATGTTCATCTTCGGCGGTCCGACGCTGCACTACTTCGCGCTGGCGCTGACCATCGGCATCCTGTTCGGCATCTACTCGTCGGTGTTTGTCGCCGCCGCGCTGGCCATGTGGCTGGGCGTGAAGCGCGAAGACCTGATCAAGCCGGTCAAGGTCAAGGACGAGAACGGCGGCGCGGTGGTGTAA
- a CDS encoding tRNA threonylcarbamoyladenosine dehydratase: MSATADSSAPAGALQHDIDYERRFGGVARLYGKEALERFGRARVCVVGVGGVGSWIVEALARSAIGHITMIDLDNLAESNVNRQIHALSETLGQAKVTALRERIMQINPTCVVTEVEDFVDPENVPQMLGGGKFDYVVDAIDNVPAKVAMIAWCRQNGMPLVTIGSAGGQIDPTMIEIRDLCRTEQEPLLAKVRKRLRSQHGFPRGTKNKFHIDAVFSTEPLRFPDIGEGEACAIDPAMAGGEDMDIGGDAADVAAAEDVAQGGVTGLNCAGFGSAMVVTASFGLVAASHVLKKLAAMG; the protein is encoded by the coding sequence ATGAGCGCTACCGCAGACAGCAGCGCGCCGGCCGGCGCCCTCCAGCACGACATCGATTACGAACGCCGCTTCGGCGGCGTGGCCCGCCTGTACGGCAAAGAGGCGCTGGAGCGCTTCGGCCGCGCGCGCGTGTGCGTGGTGGGGGTGGGCGGCGTCGGCTCGTGGATCGTGGAAGCGCTGGCGCGCAGCGCCATCGGTCACATCACCATGATCGACCTGGACAACCTGGCCGAGTCCAACGTCAACCGCCAGATCCACGCCTTGTCCGAGACCCTGGGCCAGGCCAAGGTGACGGCGCTGCGCGAGCGCATCATGCAGATCAACCCGACCTGCGTGGTGACCGAGGTGGAAGACTTCGTCGATCCGGAGAACGTGCCGCAGATGCTGGGCGGCGGGAAGTTCGACTATGTGGTCGACGCCATCGACAACGTTCCCGCCAAGGTGGCGATGATCGCCTGGTGCCGCCAGAACGGCATGCCGCTGGTCACCATCGGCAGCGCCGGCGGCCAGATCGATCCCACCATGATCGAGATCCGCGACCTTTGCCGCACCGAGCAGGAGCCGCTCCTGGCCAAGGTGCGCAAGCGCCTGCGTTCGCAGCACGGCTTCCCGCGCGGCACCAAGAACAAATTCCACATCGATGCGGTGTTCTCCACCGAACCGCTGCGCTTTCCCGATATCGGCGAGGGCGAGGCCTGCGCGATCGATCCGGCCATGGCCGGCGGCGAGGACATGGACATCGGCGGCGATGCGGCCGACGTGGCGGCGGCCGAAGATGTCGCGCAGGGTGGGGTGACTGGTTTGAACTGCGCCGGCTTCGGCTCGGCGATGGTGGTGACGGCTTCCTTCGGACTGGTGGCCGCGTCGCATGTGTTGAAGAAGCTGGCGGCGATGGGGTGA